From Simonsiella muelleri ATCC 29453:
TTTAGCGGCGGCGGCATTACGTGATGTGGCATCTACGTTACGCCGCCGTGCGCCACACATTCCGATAATTGTCTACCCCACGCCTGTTCAGGGTGCAGGCAGCGAGAAAAAAATAGCTCAAGCTATTGAATTAGCAAATAAAAGAAATGAAGTTGATGTGTTATTAATTTGCCGTGGCGGTGGCAGCATGGAAGATTTATGGGCGTTTAACGAAGAAATTGTGGCGCGAACCATTGCCGCGAGCCAATTGCCAACCGTAAGCGGCGTGGGGCATGAAACCGATTTCACATTAGCCGATTTTGTCGCCGATGTCCGCGCTCCCACACCAACCGCCGCCGCCGAATTGGTCAGCCCAAATCAAGAAGAAATCATCAAACATATCAATCAATTATACGAAAAATTACAACGCAGCATCACTCAACATTACCAAAATGCCAGTCAACAATTGGATTTTCTTGCCAAACAAATTCGCCACCCAAGAGAAAAATTAAATATACAAAAACAACAACTTGAAAATTTTCAGGCAGCATTATCACAAAATATGGCGCATCATTTTGCCATCCAGCAAACGCGTTTACAACACGCCAGCGCACTGCTGAATGCGGTTGCGCCACAAAATGTGCTACAACGTGGTTTTGCGATGGTGCAAACCACGCATGGCAAAGTCGTGCAATCTTCAGGCAGCCTGAAAACAGGGCAAAAATTGCGACTGGTGTTTGCTGATGGTACGCGTGATGTGCGCGTAGAAAATAATCCAAATGGGGAATTATTTGATTGATTTTCAAATTAAAAATAAAACGTTATCATCATATTGCGTACAACCATATTCGGTATCATGATAACGTTTATTGAGATTTGGAGTATTTTCAGGCAGCATAATGACAGCATTTGCAATCATTCATATTATTTTATTTTATTTGATTTAAATGATTTTTTTCGGCCTAGATTATCTTCTTGTTCGGCAATCCATTCTTGTACTTCAAATTCGGGATATTCGGTGGTTTCTTCGTTGGATTTGGCTGATTCAGTAGGTGCATTTTGTGGTTTGAGCCACGCATTTTTTTGGTGTCTGCGCCAAGCCCAATAACCCACGCCAACCGCCGCCCAAATATACCAAATTTTCAGAATAAACAAAATGATAGATAAAATTGTCCGCCAGCTGCTCGCCAACGATTGTTGCACGCCTTGCCAAAAATGCAGTTGATAACGTGCCGCGACTGCATTGGGATTGGGCGTAACATCTTTGCTGAATTGTTCAGGCTGCCTGAAATGTAAACTAATCGTAGCGTATTGAATTTTATCTTGCAATTGAGTCTGTTGAACTTTTGCTTCATCTTCTTGAGCGCGGATTTGATATTGTGCATCAATGGCTTGTTGACGGTCGCCCACCGCAGCAGTGCGTGGCGCAGCACCTTGAATTTTTTGCAAATCTTGTGCGCGTTGCTGTTCACGTTGTGCGGTTAATAATTGGCGTTGCAAAGAAGCCGCAACATTCTCCGCGATAAAATTCTGCTGTTCTAACAATTGGATATGCGGTTGTAACGCGTGTAAAAATGCTTGTGTATTTTGACTCGGAATACGAACAGTCAAATCGGTTTCACTGGCAAAATAATCCAAATTCAGTAACATGCCATCAGGTTGTTCGGTTTGATAGCGGTTGATGATGTTACTTCTGGTTTGATTGGATACGACAAAACCATCGTATTTCGCGACCAATTGTTCAATCTCAACTGTGGTTTTACGGACATCACTGGTACGGAACGTCAAATCTGCTGTGATGATTAAGGCGCGATTGCTGGGCGTAGCGTATGTGATAACTCCGTTGGGTGTGGATGCGGCGACAGGTGGTTGACTGGCAGCTGGCGCGGACGCACTCCATGTAGCGATGCCCGATGCGGTGGCGATGATGGTCGTTGCGCTGGCTGATGCGGCAATCGAGGGTGTTGTTGGAACGGTAACCGCTGACGCTGCTTTGGGCGCAGCAGGGCTAGACGCAGCTTTGAATTCACGTTTGGTGGTGTCGCCACACGCAGCAAGCAAAACAGATAAAATAGCAATAGAAATAAGATGATGGCGCATATTTATTTTCGGTTATGGGTGTGAGTTTGTTTTCAGGCAGCCTGACAGTACACGACAATCTCCAAAAGAGATAGATAACAAATGGCTG
This genomic window contains:
- the xseA gene encoding exodeoxyribonuclease VII large subunit, with the translated sequence MNDLFAPAALSVSELNSIARQLLENQLDGLWISGEISNLTRAASGHYYFALKDAHAQVRCALFRQTATRLAIPLKDGDHIELTGKISIYEARGEYQITVNDMRTLGLGDLYVRYEKLKNTLQNEGLFDSSHKKRLPEKPRAIGIVTSLAAAALRDVASTLRRRAPHIPIIVYPTPVQGAGSEKKIAQAIELANKRNEVDVLLICRGGGSMEDLWAFNEEIVARTIAASQLPTVSGVGHETDFTLADFVADVRAPTPTAAAELVSPNQEEIIKHINQLYEKLQRSITQHYQNASQQLDFLAKQIRHPREKLNIQKQQLENFQAALSQNMAHHFAIQQTRLQHASALLNAVAPQNVLQRGFAMVQTTHGKVVQSSGSLKTGQKLRLVFADGTRDVRVENNPNGELFD
- a CDS encoding DUF4349 domain-containing protein, giving the protein MRHHLISIAILSVLLAACGDTTKREFKAASSPAAPKAASAVTVPTTPSIAASASATTIIATASGIATWSASAPAASQPPVAASTPNGVITYATPSNRALIITADLTFRTSDVRKTTVEIEQLVAKYDGFVVSNQTRSNIINRYQTEQPDGMLLNLDYFASETDLTVRIPSQNTQAFLHALQPHIQLLEQQNFIAENVAASLQRQLLTAQREQQRAQDLQKIQGAAPRTAAVGDRQQAIDAQYQIRAQEDEAKVQQTQLQDKIQYATISLHFRQPEQFSKDVTPNPNAVAARYQLHFWQGVQQSLASSWRTILSIILFILKIWYIWAAVGVGYWAWRRHQKNAWLKPQNAPTESAKSNEETTEYPEFEVQEWIAEQEDNLGRKKSFKSNKIK